Part of the Nicotiana sylvestris chromosome 2, ASM39365v2, whole genome shotgun sequence genome, gttctGACTGGGTAGTATTTTTTTTACgccctaacttttgcctaggccgtcTCTTTCGAGATTTTTAACCTAGCAGACTTTTTTTTTGGGCCGTACACAGTTTATACTCTTGCGGGACAGGAGTGTggcaacatgcagtttaggctcatgcgtcaaggagcatcatgacttgcagtttaggctcgtacgtcgaggaaCATCATGACTTGTAGTTTAGGCTCGTATGTCGAGGAGTgttgcaacttcaaggataatacttcttcaaaaacttgccattgataggTCCGATTCTCATACCATCTGCATCAACCTgtttgtaagccccacttgagtaagcttcttgtacgacatatggcccatcccattttgaagtgaacttccctacaggtttatgggaagtaattatgggtcttcgtacggcaaggacttgatctcctacttgaaaggatctcgggcgaactcttttattgaaggcgcgagataatcgagcttgataacattcaagactctattgagattccaatctcttttcatcaagagcttccaactcttctaatcgaagtcgagcattttcttcatcagtgatcccttcttgaatagcagTCGTAATGAAAGTATTTGATGCTCAAGTGGCAAGACGacttcgactccataaacgagtgaataaggagtcgcctgtGTTGGCGTGCGTTGAGTcatcctatatgcccatagagcttcttccatacggtcattccaatctcgtttggatttggagacgactttctttaacaagttgcatagagtcttgttgaatgcctcagctagaccattggcgccaacattgtacatcgaagagttacgttgcttgaagtcaaagagatcacaaatcttgttcatcaacctattattTAATGGCTTttcattatccgttattatgtaacgaggaatgccaaagcgataaataatgttactcggatgaaacttgcaacattttccttctttacttctttaagagcaacaacttcagcccatttcgagaagtagtcagttgcaaccaagatgtataggtgcccaccagaggactttggcattggtccaacaacatccaatccccaagcgtcaaatggccaggatgcaacagtcgggtgcaacacttcaggaggttgatgaataaaattcgtatggaattgacaagccttgcatctttgagcgtagtccaagcaatcttttaccatcgttggccaataatatcccattctttttatatggaagtggagctttggtccggactggtgtgacccacataccctaGAATGTtcctcttgcaaagcttggagagcttcttcttctcctaggcatcgtaagagtactccctcgaatgaccttctgtatagagtatccttgcagtaaaggaagcgaggtgcacgacgacggatttcagtccttctcctcggattttttggaagtatcccatagcataagtagtcgataatgggttgtcgccattcttttttctcaacttcagaaacaacaacaagatgcttgagttcgtcttcttcaccttcagcctcatttggcggcggtactacccatttttggcagatgGTAACTTGCGCTTGGTTAGGCAGGGCTAATGATGAAGCTAGAGCAGCTAAAGCATCAgccctcttattttctttccttggcacatgctgaatagtcacatcaccgAGCCACGCCATCAACTTtttagcgtaatcatgatatgggcgtagttcaggcttcttaacctcgtaactacccaaaagctgattgaccactagcttggagtcaccaaagacttgcaattgcaattgctttATATCAAAAGCCATTTCGAGCCCAAGTATTATTGCTTGATACtcagcaacattgttggaacaaagttgtgtcaaggtgaaggagtagggcaagacttcactttggggagtgacaaatactacgccagccccggctcccccacgatgcacagcaccatcaaagtacatcttccatggaggttgaacttcaacgaccattgcgTCCTCATCAGTTAGCTTGCAGTCATAAGGTATCAGATGATCTGTcaagaagtctgccaatgcttgtccttttacaaCCTTCtgagggatgtacaaaatctcgaattgttgaaattggaggtaccatcttgctagtcgatcactaagacCAGGTTTTGACctcacgaacttgatgggatttgctttagaaacaagacggacaacatgagcctgaaagtagtgcttcaccttttgaattgagaagactagctcCAAATATAACTTTTCAATTTGCGAATAATTCAACTCgttaggtgtcatcatcctgctcaagtagtaaagagagttttctttcccttcactattttcttgggccaacagtgctccaacagacctttcctgTGCCGCAATAtatagtatcaatggctttctAGGTATAGGTgctgctaaaactggaggcttcatcaagtaggttttgatactttcgaaggcattgctacaagcttgATCCCACTTGAAAGGAACGCCTTTCTTCATGAGGCAACTAAAAGGTTGGcactgtagacacctgatttttgaccctccccgagaattttcacatttttagcgtgaatatgtgaaattgggtctaatatagccattttaaccatttttactttatttcgtcgcaaaagaaaaaattacaaaaatatatatataaatttttagtttatgtatttctcataaacttgaaaaaatacaaaaattgtactttatttttgtactttatataatttcgaaaattaccaaaaaaatatagttctattaatgttttatagtcattttaattttggaaaagatacaaaaatattactttatatctttatataaaaaacgaaaattacaaaaaatagttttattaatattttgtagctattttaatcttgaaaaatattaaaaaagatatagttttgtttaaatattagtcttattttggtagctatttcGCTTACGTAGGATTAGtcgaacaacgtcgtgttcttattctcgggtccgggcaaaagaataatattcgggttcaaactacccggttttaggcctaattttcagacctagcccataataatccgagtccaccacacatgggggacacgcgtggggaacacggacggaacacgacacatggggaaccccaccacgcttgggggacacaagtcttgaaccccaccacgcgtggggctcattttccttGGCAAGTGCTACAAATGCACGGGCAAAACAGAAGGCAAAGGGGGACTTTGGAAAAAAATTGGAACGaacagattttgaaagaaaaggacactgttccttcatcttcttccttgGTTTTTTGAAGAGAAAACCTAAAAAAAAACTATTGTCCAAACACCTTCCCCATCACCCTCCCATCGTGGAACCTCCACTCCCTCATGTCGGACCCCAGCTCCTCGACCCTACGcccaaacaccacgtccaaacaTCTACTCAAACCACCAGTCGCACCCTCCGTCGCAACCAGCTCCCCCCCCAACGCCTGAACCTAACAAAACCCTACCCCAAAACCACCTGCCGAGCCAAAAATTCAGCAACCCTCGTCGTCACCCCCCCTCGTCAGAACGTACGCAGCTGTTGCTGTGTTCTTCTACTCCGTCACTGCCCACACGACCACTCCTCCATTGAAGCCGATGACCACAACTGTTGTTGCTGCGTCATCAATGACCACGTCCGCCATTGCCGCCCGCTGCAAGCTCTAGCTCCACCCAAACTGAGCTGCTGCTGCATTCATCCAAAACCACCTAACGCCCAAACACCACAGTTCCGACAACCACCCAACCCAGCTCCTTCCATCGCGTCGTCACTGTCCCTCGaccccttctgcttcatcttttCGCACCGATCTGCTGCGTAGAGAAAAGTCAGTAGCACCGAACATGGCAGGTTGTTAGCACTTTCGGGCCGAGCTTTCAGTTTCCTGTGAGGtcgttttgttcgtcgaggtccggtacttCGAGGTTGGTCGTTGAGGTCGATGTAGAGgtttggtccatggctctatgcgtttttgtttattcaggttagtaaaccttgatgtattagataaagaaactttacgttaaatgttcgaagatgcaatatataaattgatatgataattttctgcttatgttttcatcgtatgcatttttgctcattttgcgttatgtgattcttgtttattcGATGTCATtcaattaagttggactagttgttttatgacacaagtttgacgttaatttgttcgtcctttccttcgcttagttcattcggacaaaaaaattattattagtacatgttattactactcccgaaacactcattcgctaaaactctttttattaaacttttaacaagttatgagattttagttgtaaagaagctgtaaggtttagtatggttaaaggcataaaaacggcatcctttaaaaataaaaaataaaaaaataaaaaaaatgagccgagcctcgccaaataaaagggacaaattgcggggccctcacaaaaatatatgtattaaacacttagattccgggacgggccgtttggcaaatttcacggccctacccaaaataaatgatacgctagtcgctttaggcgcgcctttaataatttaattttcttaaactcgggtgcacatttatgtgacccaaatccaaatctcaacggaatcgaaatgtgtctctaatcacgggtatattgattatggcgtggcccgagatgcatttccatgatgttgcaaattctttaataataaatgagacgagcctcgacaaacaaatgtacaagtcgcggggccctctaaatgtatatattaaaatacttagaattcgaggacaggccgtttagcgaattttacggccttcccaaaataataacacgatagtcgctttaggcgcgtgtttaataatcttaccttcttaaactcgggtgtgcatttcatgcgacccaaatccaaatcctaaaacattgaataaaaatatgttccggatcgcgggtgcatttcatgtgacacaagcCAAAggcatgttttaagcgatgttcacattcttttaaaataataataacaaagtggcaaaaagttaaaattggcacattggttcataattggaatttaaaatcagataaataagccgaatctaacagttgagcgaccgtgctagaaccacggaactcgggaatgcctaacaccttctcccgggttaacagaattccttatccggatttctggtacgcagactgtaatgtggagtcattcatttcctcgattcgggattaaaattggtgacttgggacaccctaaatctcccaagtggcgactctgaaataattaaacaaatcccgtttcgattgtcctttaattggaaaaaactcccttgtacccccgcgagtgcggaaaaaggaggtgtgacagctctggcgactctgctggggatatgacCTAGAACCGCTGGTTCCGgattaagaattcgagcttaaaataattgttattatttgactttatttattatctgatttttacgtgtttgagcctaatgtgctaagtgttgcttttactgctttgatattatttgaactgtacatataaactgtgccgaaacccttctcttctctcttgaggagcgcacgctggtcgtggcttctttctgttagtgtcatatgccaaaatagaacgaggattcggaggagttgcaaaatcggatggccttttggttaccggtacacagctcccatccttggctcgagttgtccgctcgggtaagccaggtctagaacaaatacccaggttatgaacttagtataacaaagccacatgccggatccctagtaggaacgtttatttgcatcatgtgcatttgacttaggggactcaacacaggggttgggtccgtctaggacaagcaacctgaaaataatagaccatcttatggcatcctatgtgctacatgttgtatttattcaagggtgaatgtgtcatttggcggaccaatgatatttgcggacaaatgacactccttatcatgctgatcacgttaaataagaaagttgcactacttttgataagcatgctattatgttaattaagcacatggggaacattgtggaattcaagaagccttggtattccacatgtcccccacgcttcatttttttgggaaaagcacatggagaacatttgtggaatccaaggagtcttggaattccctatgtcccccatgcttcacatgttgggaaaagcacatggggaacatttgcgaaatccaagatgtcttggaaatccttatgtttcccatgccacatttttgaaaataataataaatataaaaacaaagcatgaaaattcaaaagattttgtatgttttcatcattttccatagattaaaaaaaatcgtgaaaaggaggagaaaataacagtgtagagatataactacttatttttagaaaaaaaaccaatgtccgagtagtatcgaaactctgccgaaattttgagaaaatgaaaaaaaaaaacgtcttattagtttgttatattaaaagcaaaggaaaaatagagggaaaaaaatcatcattgttctgtcttgtttttttttttcaaaaaatatagaaaagaaaatagtttgttttgccatgaaaatgaaaatgaaaaagagtctggtttttaaaatgttttattttatttttgtttgtctatgaaaatgccaaaaataaaaataaaaagagtcgggcgttgaacgtgattttattatttgttccaaaatgaatatatatataatccaaaaaaaattcaaaattcaaatttttttaagcatttcttttattaaaggtaaaaattccaaaaacaaaatttttttctttttctttagaataagaaaaacaaatgaaaaaaaagaaggaaatgttttatgttttacgttagttagtttgtttgttatgaatgaaaaataatagtttgtttgtttgttatataaaaaaaagaaaagaatataaaatggaaaatggtcttctcaaaaatagtttatttgcccgaactacgcgggtttgattctcaccggatgtgagatacgtaggcaaccctcatcgggtccaacctccttttgctaaaaaagccaaaaacgaataagtaataaaaaaaatatgtcataaataagtcgggtgatgtccaacccaccttttgctaaaatagccaaaaacaaattaaaaaaaaatgtcaaaatttcaattctgtcataaagaattcgggtgatgctgttttgtcaaaaatagccgaatgttcccgaaagggacgccggaaggctgactttgcataaacagtcaccttcgggtcatttttttttaaattttggtctagttgacccacaccgccttaaaaatctttgtccccgaggcgctgaagggccgtgtttgcaacaccaggttttattgtaatttgaaaagaaaaaaaaaataaagagtcagcggtcaagtgaataccgtcttttgtcaaaataagccgagccagcttcggccgcgtcttaaaccgttcttgccgaaatagccttagagtatctttcagttgtcgaaaggttatttttgtaaaagaatggacaagtttgtaaagtgtcataaaataatcctctccggcctcaaaattcatttgagatttggaaggggccacatttgcaaaaaatagccgtttgaggttataaatcttttgactagaatatgtgggttgtttgatttttgagtttgttggtcatctttcaacctttgaaacccagtttgttttattatgaaaattgataaagaaaaaatgtgtctcattgttgttacctttcatttggtccgaactacgcaaggtctgatttatgcggggtcatgatacgtaggcaatctccataagattcgaccacaacaacaaaaaatggaaaaatcaaaaaaggaaaaatgaaaaaaatcgaaaaagagaaaaggaaaaaaaaataaaaaatcgaaagaaaaagaaaatacaaaatagaataaaatacaggggttcccaaagtacttcaaaggggcaaataagcaagccgggatgacgcatgttgtttgaagcaaagcatgttagaaacggttaactgcctaggagcattgcatcctcaatgtgttgttatcaaatctgttaaactctaaacgctaacaagtttgttgttttccgaatctcaaacagttagttgttaaagaattctggcaacacacccttaccaaactagatccaaaagaccgataacaacaagcatgactacttcagagaatagcaccgaggaagaaaggccgatgagccagttgttaaaggaagcgatggaaaagatagaaagaatgggactagagatgaatgcaatgcagctagctctagccaaagcacaaaagagccctgagccactagggCACGTGCCCGAATACccccactccggcccttcaacaagcctcccaaatcaccgttgtcttcaggagagaagcccccatgattcccaagctccaccatcccatcaacctctcccaacaccaaatattcccacttttatgggacccacatcagccactctgcaaagaacgaccagtgagccattgtttcaggctcacgatacgcaatactatccccctaagcccacattccatgcccccgaaccacaggcctacaggccgcacttggaggtaccggcagagattgaaaagccggttaaaacccccgaacaggatgaggtattgaggaagttcaaaagcctggagcagtcattcaggaacctgcacggattgggcaaccaagtcagcgtagcttacaaagatctatgccctttcccggacgtccaactcccggctggtttcaagatgcctaagttcgatttatatgaagggcacggtgatcccatggcatatttgcggggattctgtagcaaaatgagaggggcaggtggcaaagatgagctgctgatagcttatttcggccaaagtctgaatggatcggcactagaatggtataccaggcaggattccagcagatggtacacttgggatgatctggcgcaggctttcgcaggtcattttcaatacaatctcgagatagtccctgaccgtctcacattgctgaggactggaaagaagcctggggaaagttttcgtgagtttggtttccgctggagagaacaagcggccagagttgatcctcccatgaaagagggagaaatggtggactacttcttgcaaacattggatccaacttactttggtcacttggtgacaacggttgggaaatccttcaatgaagtggtaaagataggggtcatgatagaggagggtctaaggtctgacaaaatcctaaattactcagcgctcaaggcaaatGACCCAGGttattcagagcggcgcgggaggtgcgctcgaggtcgcatcagtcgaagcaggtactgggtccaaattcagaggtccttccccttaCTACCGGCCCAGGCCCAGtcatccaaattatccacacactccatacaaccttccacaaccatactacccaccatcagagccactctttttagcccatcatgcccaagcctgcccccgagctccatataatccgcctcaatattatcctccgaacaaggtccggtcgcagggtcaaccatcaggtcacccccgctggcgagaACCAGCACCACGTAATGCATTCTGGCCTTCACAAAGTTtccaagcacccaacgaccctagaaaacaggggcttgggggaaaacaaaggcaaggaaacaatttcacgccaattggggagtcctacgcaagtttgtttgaaaagctaaagctttcaggactgattgagccgctccttggctatactccagatccatatgcaaaagggttcaatcctgctgtacgatgcatgtaccactctaatgtccaaggacatagcattgaagactgtcgttctttgaaaaaggaaatcgaaagaatgattcaggaaggggcaattgtgatcgacgacagtgacagggagcaggcgaatcatcttgagaacttgttgattgatgttgataatactgaagttggggatggtcttggcaatgttgatatagagctcaatggctaaaatgtcatgctttgcagttggaagatactccattttgggtcagccggagatgccgtgcttggatagttggaaagacactccattttgggtcaaccggagaggatctttgatggtctattttgttgtcatttccgttgttcggattattaggattgtaattcggatttgttttgtgtcaatatctttccgcttatctttccgttttgtcatagcggtttgtttaagttttgtccaagttgtttaggattttattccggtttgctttgtttttaaaaccatttgttcagtCCAATGCAAAAAAATTTAGTCTTGgattattcccagtcatctttctgtttagtcattttatcatttttattcaatgccgattctagtgacatgacatatgcgcacagtttgggcctagcatttaaagttaatcataaaaccacgaaaaggtgatcagaccatttaaaggaaataagaacggtttgagattattcagagcccgagtcatgtggaactggggcaagtgaaacacaaagaaaaaccgttaaaagcaagattcgccaaattggcatgagggccgTTCAAGATAATGAGGGTGAGAGTGTCACCCAACGGTGCTTTTGAAATgacaaggaaaaataaaatgtttaacataattgtcaagtccggcaccatcggaagagactataaatctatgttcaaattgtgttgtttgcacttgacatgttttgaagactggaatgtcgaaggcattttgttctgctacctaaacactttatccttcgttaaccccttttgagccttattgttttctttcgtacccctcgttcggaatcagtaaaaacgattagaaaacgcaagcatatggcatggaaaaaaaaaacaacaaaacgaaaaaagagaaaaatgaaggaggaaaaaaaaaagaaaagaaaaatgataacaaaaaaaacaacaaaagaaagtcggaatgaaaagaggaattgggaactacatttgacctgattcctcaaagaggatacgtaggcgcttcacggctcggtcatagttttgagaaatgaaaaaaaatcaattaaaatattccccaagcaagaaactggggcaaaggttgcgtttgttgcaaataaatctagttccgaaggttgtaatgaataacccaaaatcgattcattttgagcctttaataccctttctttctagccctatccaaaacccacattacggtccaaagaaagaccttctgatcag contains:
- the LOC138885002 gene encoding uncharacterized protein is translated as MKKGVPFKWDQACSNAFESIKTYLMKPPVLAAPIPRKPLILYIAAQERSVGALLAQENSEGKENSLYYLSRMMTPNELNYSQIEKLYLELVFSIQKVKHYFQAHVVRLVSKANPIKFVRSKPGLSDRLARWYLQFQQFEILYIPQKVVKGQALADFLTDHLIPYDCKLTDEDAMVVEVQPPWKMYFDAIILGLEMAFDIKQLQLQVFGDSKLVVNQLLGSYEVKKPELRPYHDYAKKLMAWLGDVTIQHVPRKENKRADALAALASSLALPNQAQVTICQKWVVPPPNEAEGKFTSKWDGPYVVQEAYSSGAYKQVDADGMRIGPINGKFLKKYYP